The following coding sequences lie in one Bifidobacterium sp. ESL0690 genomic window:
- a CDS encoding WXG100 family type VII secretion target, translating to MAGQIRITPDQMRSRAGEYDQQASAVGDVISRMDTLLNELQEEWEGASSQAYASRFAELRPSFTQAQQLINDIATSLRNTAQSLEETDQNIASQFRG from the coding sequence ATGGCAGGACAGATTCGAATTACGCCGGATCAGATGCGTAGCCGTGCAGGTGAGTATGACCAGCAGGCCAGTGCTGTCGGCGATGTGATCAGCAGAATGGACACTCTGCTCAATGAACTCCAGGAAGAATGGGAAGGCGCTTCGAGCCAGGCCTATGCTTCGCGTTTCGCCGAGCTTCGTCCTAGCTTTACCCAGGCTCAGCAACTGATCAACGATATCGCCACCAGCCTGCGAAACACCGCGCAGTCCCTGGAAGAGACGGATCAGAATATCGCTTCTCAGTTCCGCGGCTGA
- a CDS encoding Ig-like domain repeat protein, with the protein MNEKWTSQVKLTHKSDSDKSKESWIEYRKYDTYAEVLDAAKREGNSPEPACVADNGCHLTHIDLTEDKFDTSSGWLNDENALKFNEDGAYLLSDVVVHAADNAGNVSEKKLSQLTDGGNEIIVIDGQNETDKKVTLQVCDVVKGKQEGCTEANTWHRNSAALKVTVNDKWFPVASRLATNRSMLAPQLGNPGEVSLGEFAAGQGNNWIMNVQLPTNGSGDGAGKTVEGRYVFDLTYRTIGGVPIQSPTLKFGVDYTPPKITKVNFALVNPSQWNWVFAPEPETVDISTSDDVSGVCNVNDDQCQDAGPTFHGVFSEHGTNNPPSKVDSRDAGNHTTEVSVNFGDDSERLTLKGSTLRISDRAGNVSSLDLGDTVMPSGYVPEKDKPKLLSNLPKGTTGIAIDTKAPTIGVVYDNNDVRNGKYYKAKRTATVTINESNFDFIKGNDKYRDIVVTRADGSKSTVDADKFDNPSKDGSTWVAQVPCDHDADWTFDVSLTDPAGHVAAPYHSEFTIDTQKPILEMKFDNNSSENGNYYKATRTASIKQTERNFSPADTAVTVSAKDANGTAVTPPAAAPWSAPSKDYERTTSVAFTGELHYSIKVTATDLAGNTAEAVEEPEFIIDMTKPKLAISQVTDKTAYAGKVTPQIDFSDTNFDPMFADYKLTRTRNPDPSKKDQNAKRGKSNANDVYLQSKEQDSSTSKSVALPDVEHTVDNDDVYTLDAKVKDKAGNESEQKVVFSLNRFGSNYILDGATQNILGRYIKVPQEVHVTEINVSGLNFDKSHTELVHNQSVKSISSAKDYHLVSDRTSGWQEDTYDFPASLFNADGYYRLRLTSVDAAGNLSQNTMNKKNEARNGDAQINFAVDQDMPSASVDELKNNSVVYAPSRALVVDAKDDVALKSAELKVDGRTVGHWEGKRTLSPMSYRLEADQHEHSVEVISTDMAGNRTKTEYSGIVVATSWWAYMMARGLLLPLIFGGIIVVALVAIGAVAAVRRSKSVAYRRNVFRHSKSK; encoded by the coding sequence ATGAACGAGAAATGGACGTCCCAAGTCAAGCTCACCCATAAATCCGACTCCGACAAGAGCAAAGAGTCTTGGATTGAGTATCGGAAGTATGATACATATGCGGAAGTCCTCGATGCGGCGAAGCGGGAAGGAAACAGCCCGGAACCGGCTTGCGTGGCGGATAATGGATGTCACTTGACGCATATTGATCTGACCGAAGACAAGTTTGACACTAGCAGCGGCTGGCTGAACGATGAAAATGCGTTGAAATTTAATGAGGATGGTGCATACCTGCTTTCCGACGTCGTTGTGCATGCCGCCGATAACGCCGGCAATGTGAGCGAGAAAAAGCTCAGTCAGCTCACTGATGGTGGCAACGAGATAATCGTAATAGACGGGCAAAATGAGACCGACAAGAAGGTGACTCTTCAAGTCTGCGACGTGGTGAAAGGCAAGCAGGAAGGTTGTACAGAAGCTAATACCTGGCACAGAAATTCCGCAGCGCTCAAAGTCACAGTCAATGACAAATGGTTCCCGGTCGCTTCCAGATTGGCGACCAACAGAAGCATGCTTGCTCCTCAGCTAGGCAATCCGGGTGAAGTCTCTTTGGGTGAATTCGCGGCTGGCCAAGGCAATAACTGGATTATGAATGTGCAATTGCCGACCAACGGCAGCGGAGATGGCGCGGGCAAAACCGTGGAAGGCCGATACGTCTTCGATCTGACATACCGAACCATTGGAGGAGTGCCAATTCAGAGTCCAACCCTTAAATTCGGTGTGGACTACACGCCTCCGAAGATCACCAAGGTGAATTTCGCGTTGGTTAATCCTTCGCAATGGAACTGGGTATTTGCGCCTGAGCCGGAAACCGTCGACATATCCACTTCCGATGACGTTTCGGGCGTCTGCAATGTCAATGACGACCAGTGCCAGGATGCCGGCCCCACATTCCATGGAGTCTTTTCCGAGCACGGAACCAACAATCCTCCCAGCAAGGTCGATAGTCGAGATGCCGGCAACCATACCACAGAGGTATCGGTGAATTTCGGTGACGATTCCGAGCGGTTGACGCTCAAAGGTTCAACGCTGCGTATCAGCGACAGGGCCGGCAACGTCAGCTCGCTGGACTTGGGAGACACGGTGATGCCTTCCGGCTATGTCCCCGAAAAAGACAAGCCCAAGCTGCTTTCCAACCTGCCCAAGGGCACCACGGGTATCGCCATCGATACCAAGGCGCCGACAATCGGTGTGGTCTATGACAACAACGACGTGCGTAATGGAAAGTATTACAAAGCCAAGCGCACGGCCACGGTGACCATCAACGAATCGAACTTCGACTTCATCAAGGGCAACGACAAATACCGCGATATCGTCGTCACCCGGGCCGATGGCTCGAAGTCGACGGTTGACGCCGACAAATTCGACAACCCGAGCAAGGACGGTTCGACGTGGGTGGCGCAGGTGCCCTGCGACCATGACGCCGACTGGACCTTCGACGTCTCGCTGACCGACCCGGCAGGTCATGTCGCAGCTCCGTACCATTCGGAATTCACCATCGACACGCAAAAGCCGATACTCGAGATGAAATTCGACAACAACTCCTCCGAGAACGGCAATTACTACAAGGCCACGCGCACCGCAAGCATCAAGCAGACGGAACGCAACTTCAGCCCTGCCGACACCGCGGTGACCGTGAGCGCGAAGGACGCCAACGGCACGGCTGTGACTCCGCCGGCTGCGGCGCCTTGGTCGGCACCCAGCAAGGACTACGAGCGCACCACCTCGGTTGCCTTCACCGGCGAGCTGCACTACTCGATCAAGGTGACGGCCACCGACTTGGCGGGCAACACCGCCGAGGCTGTCGAAGAACCCGAATTCATCATCGATATGACCAAGCCGAAACTGGCGATCAGCCAGGTCACCGACAAAACCGCCTACGCGGGCAAGGTGACTCCGCAGATCGATTTCAGCGACACCAATTTCGATCCGATGTTCGCCGACTACAAGCTGACGCGCACCAGAAACCCCGACCCGAGCAAGAAAGACCAGAACGCCAAGCGCGGCAAGTCGAACGCCAACGACGTCTACTTGCAAAGCAAGGAACAGGACAGCAGCACTTCGAAGTCCGTGGCCCTGCCGGACGTGGAGCACACCGTCGACAACGACGACGTCTACACGCTCGACGCGAAGGTGAAGGACAAGGCCGGCAACGAGAGCGAGCAGAAAGTGGTGTTCAGCTTGAACCGCTTCGGCTCCAACTACATCCTCGACGGGGCCACACAGAACATCTTGGGGCGTTACATCAAGGTTCCGCAGGAAGTCCACGTCACCGAGATCAACGTCAGCGGCCTCAACTTCGACAAATCGCATACGGAACTGGTGCACAACCAATCCGTCAAATCGATTTCGTCGGCGAAGGACTACCACCTGGTCAGCGACAGAACCAGCGGCTGGCAGGAAGACACCTACGATTTTCCCGCGAGCCTATTCAACGCCGACGGCTATTACCGGCTTCGTCTGACTTCCGTCGACGCTGCGGGCAACCTCTCGCAGAACACGATGAACAAGAAGAACGAGGCTCGCAACGGCGATGCCCAGATCAACTTCGCCGTGGACCAGGACATGCCCAGCGCTTCGGTGGACGAGCTCAAAAACAACTCCGTGGTTTATGCGCCTTCTCGCGCCCTTGTGGTCGATGCCAAGGATGACGTGGCGCTCAAGTCGGCCGAACTCAAGGTCGACGGGCGAACCGTGGGGCATTGGGAAGGCAAGCGGACGCTCTCTCCGATGAGCTACCGCCTCGAGGCCGACCAGCACGAGCACTCCGTGGAGGTCATCTCCACCGATATGGCGGGCAACCGCACCAAGACCGAGTATTCCGGCATTGTGGTGGCTACGAGTTGGTGGGCCTACATGATGGCGCGCGGGCTGCTGCTGCCGCTGATCTTCGGAGGCATCATCGTGGTGGCACTGGTGGCTATCGGCGCGGTCGCTGCGGTGCGTCGCAGCAAGTCCGTCGCCTATAGGAGGAACGTCTTCAGGCACTCCAAGTCGAAATAG
- a CDS encoding leucine-rich repeat domain-containing protein, translating to MRFTKNGLRGSLAACVAGVAAVAMLVPGSANAVETRGSCSVGTSTIAQCFPDTRLAADVAVKGGVAVGDVFTQHIADTVLEVDGNFNSLQGVQHLTNLATIHSQYSGVSDLSPLSGLRHLTKITLEHSSVSDLSPLAGLTQLVRLDFTYGHISDLSPIRGLTNLEVLNVDRNNITDITPLSGLTRLRHIEAWDNHIRDLRPVKAVAPYLSWTDPDTGGGENPFAGQFEESTPSATWLQAPMGLNGEYIEPYQITPSSGTYNPTTGVVSWSGLNEGDEISIDVDYHFPNEPDPIASYTYSAVGTYSTSGPAAPQAPAHAQQPGSGPAPVNRQKAQTAATKASGALPETGISVLGIAGVTTLMLLLGAGLFMARRHA from the coding sequence ATGAGGTTTACGAAGAACGGTCTGCGTGGGTCGTTGGCGGCCTGCGTCGCGGGTGTCGCGGCTGTGGCGATGTTGGTGCCGGGTTCGGCGAATGCCGTGGAGACGAGGGGGAGTTGTTCGGTGGGCACGAGCACCATCGCCCAGTGCTTCCCAGATACGAGGCTGGCCGCTGATGTGGCAGTCAAGGGCGGTGTCGCGGTCGGCGACGTGTTTACCCAGCACATCGCCGACACAGTGCTTGAAGTAGACGGCAATTTTAATTCGTTACAGGGAGTTCAGCACCTCACCAATCTGGCCACGATTCATTCTCAGTACAGTGGCGTTTCTGATTTGTCTCCTTTGTCGGGGCTCAGGCATTTGACGAAGATAACCCTTGAACATTCCAGTGTTTCTGATTTGTCTCCATTGGCCGGCTTGACGCAATTGGTTAGGCTGGATTTTACCTATGGTCACATCTCTGATCTTTCCCCGATTAGAGGGCTTACCAATCTGGAGGTGCTGAATGTGGATCGTAATAATATCACTGATATCACTCCACTGTCCGGTTTAACGAGACTTCGACACATCGAAGCATGGGATAATCATATCCGTGATCTTCGGCCCGTAAAGGCGGTTGCGCCATATCTTAGTTGGACAGACCCCGATACTGGTGGCGGTGAGAATCCCTTTGCCGGGCAGTTTGAAGAATCCACTCCTTCGGCGACGTGGCTTCAGGCTCCCATGGGGCTTAATGGTGAATACATCGAACCTTATCAAATTACTCCTAGTTCCGGTACATACAATCCGACTACCGGTGTGGTGAGCTGGTCTGGACTTAACGAAGGTGATGAAATCAGCATCGATGTTGATTATCATTTCCCCAATGAGCCAGATCCGATTGCTAGTTACACCTATTCGGCAGTAGGGACTTATTCCACTTCCGGTCCTGCGGCCCCGCAGGCTCCTGCACATGCACAACAGCCAGGTTCTGGTCCTGCTCCTGTGAATCGGCAGAAGGCACAGACTGCGGCAACGAAGGCTTCTGGTGCTCTGCCTGAGACGGGCATATCGGTGCTCGGCATTGCCGGTGTGACAACGTTGATGCTGCTGCTCGGTGCAGGCCTATTCATGGCACGTCGCCATGCCTGA
- a CDS encoding serine/threonine-protein kinase, with the protein MANNGNRWVGKRYELLTEIGRGGMSTVYLALDATLHKQWAVKEIRHIPDKEQRRFIIDGLISEANLIKTFDHPAIPRIVDLIEENGSLYIVMDYIEGETLSKVLADQGPQDEETVTSWGIQLCDVLDYLHQRNPPIVYRDMKPSNVMVTPEGAVRVIDFGIACEMPPAKGPLPQGYEARMGTPGYAAPEQYDEFGRSDARTDVYGLGALLYVMLTGKPIKGEPYDAAPLRQVLPNASAGLERVLSKAMQRDPEQRYQDCAQFAYDLEHYSDRDAKRRKTMQLKWRTFCVLCVASVVALVGGGATLAAGAVNANSNYDLKMNLAAQSSDDNAAEAYYVTAANIRPSSIDPYEGMIKRYESDGVFSASEEQQLQQSLDDHSAVLQKQGGNWGRLCFDVGKLYWYYYSVDPSKSPEVGGDTIAQSQYLRITAASHWMNEASRTSFKDQKLAKLYATIADFNTTIVPLINEGSDAGKYAPYFKSMNTLMHMMQSSNNDVMKLSTVNTVLEALRTYSRKFRADGVTQEQLNKAIDAAQNLSQSVDPTTTKLRQTKDQATSSIAPARQAVAEAFVDIAGTNGAGSAANTGGKETRL; encoded by the coding sequence GTGGCGAATAACGGCAATAGGTGGGTCGGCAAACGTTATGAGTTGCTGACGGAGATCGGGCGCGGTGGCATGTCCACCGTGTATCTCGCCCTTGATGCCACGCTGCACAAGCAGTGGGCGGTCAAGGAGATTCGCCATATCCCCGATAAAGAGCAACGTCGCTTCATCATCGACGGCCTGATCAGCGAGGCCAACCTTATCAAGACCTTCGACCATCCTGCCATACCCCGCATCGTCGATCTGATCGAGGAAAACGGCAGCCTTTATATCGTAATGGACTATATCGAAGGCGAAACGCTTTCGAAAGTGCTTGCCGACCAAGGCCCGCAGGACGAGGAAACAGTGACCTCCTGGGGCATACAACTCTGCGATGTGCTCGATTACCTGCACCAGCGCAACCCTCCCATCGTCTATCGCGATATGAAGCCTTCCAACGTCATGGTGACTCCGGAAGGAGCCGTGCGCGTCATCGACTTCGGCATCGCCTGCGAGATGCCTCCTGCCAAAGGCCCGTTGCCGCAGGGCTACGAGGCGAGGATGGGCACGCCGGGCTATGCCGCTCCCGAGCAGTACGACGAGTTCGGCCGCAGCGACGCACGGACTGACGTTTACGGCCTGGGCGCCCTGCTTTACGTCATGCTTACCGGTAAGCCCATCAAAGGCGAGCCTTATGACGCGGCGCCACTGCGGCAGGTGCTCCCCAACGCGTCGGCGGGCCTGGAGCGTGTGTTGAGCAAAGCCATGCAGCGCGATCCGGAGCAGCGATATCAGGATTGTGCGCAATTCGCCTACGACCTCGAGCACTATTCGGACAGGGATGCGAAGCGGCGCAAGACCATGCAACTGAAGTGGCGGACGTTCTGTGTGCTGTGCGTGGCGAGCGTGGTCGCTTTGGTGGGTGGAGGCGCCACATTGGCGGCCGGTGCGGTCAATGCGAATTCGAACTATGACCTGAAAATGAACCTGGCCGCGCAGTCCAGCGATGACAATGCCGCGGAAGCCTACTACGTAACGGCCGCGAACATCAGGCCGAGTTCCATCGATCCTTACGAAGGGATGATCAAGAGGTACGAATCCGACGGGGTGTTCAGCGCCTCCGAGGAACAGCAGTTGCAGCAGTCGCTTGATGACCATTCCGCGGTCCTGCAGAAGCAGGGTGGCAATTGGGGCCGTCTTTGCTTCGATGTGGGCAAGCTTTATTGGTATTACTATTCCGTCGATCCCTCCAAGAGCCCCGAAGTGGGCGGCGACACCATCGCGCAATCGCAATATCTGCGTATCACCGCCGCGTCGCATTGGATGAATGAGGCCAGCAGAACGAGTTTCAAGGATCAGAAGCTGGCCAAACTCTATGCCACCATCGCCGATTTCAACACCACGATAGTCCCCCTGATCAACGAAGGCTCCGACGCCGGAAAGTATGCGCCGTATTTCAAGAGCATGAACACGCTCATGCACATGATGCAGTCCAGCAACAACGACGTGATGAAGCTTTCGACGGTCAATACCGTGCTTGAAGCGCTGCGCACCTATTCCCGTAAGTTCCGTGCCGACGGCGTCACCCAGGAGCAGTTGAACAAGGCGATTGACGCCGCGCAGAACCTTTCGCAAAGCGTCGATCCCACCACGACCAAGCTGCGGCAGACGAAAGATCAGGCGACCAGCTCCATCGCACCCGCGCGACAGGCGGTGGCCGAAGCCTTTGTGGACATCGCAGGAACCAATGGTGCAGGCAGTGCCGCCAATACTGGCGGAAAGGAGACCAGACTATGA
- the glyA gene encoding serine hydroxymethyltransferase produces the protein MAEPYKADTSNPAVVQSPSDVFNAPIAQADPEISSLINDELKRQQNGLEMIASENFVPRAVLDAQGSVLTNKYAEGYPGRRYYGGCEFVDGIETLARNRAKELFGAEFANVQPHSGAQANAAVYQALIKPGDTVLGLALDHGGHLTHGTKMNFSGKFYHAESYGVNPDTFLIDPEIIRQRALEVHPQLIIGGWSAYPRIEDFKAMKEIADEVGAKFWVDMAHFAGMVAAGLHPSPVPYADVVSSTAHKTLGGPRSGFILAKKEYGKKINSAVFPGQQGGPLMHIIAAKAVAFKVAGTEAFKHRMERTLEGAKILADRLNADDVKAQGITVLTGGTDVHLVMVDLRNSEMDGQQGENLLAQCGITVNRNTVPFDPRPASVASGLRIGTSALATRGFAAPQYEEVADIIGTALAQGKDADVDALHARVTKLTEDFPLYPGL, from the coding sequence ATGGCTGAACCATATAAAGCCGACACATCCAACCCTGCAGTCGTGCAGAGTCCGTCGGACGTGTTCAATGCACCCATCGCGCAAGCGGACCCCGAAATCTCGTCGCTTATCAATGACGAACTCAAGCGCCAGCAGAACGGCCTTGAGATGATCGCTTCCGAAAACTTTGTGCCCCGCGCTGTGCTCGATGCGCAAGGTTCTGTGCTGACCAACAAATACGCGGAAGGCTACCCCGGACGCCGCTACTACGGTGGCTGCGAATTCGTCGACGGCATCGAAACGCTCGCCCGCAACCGCGCCAAGGAGCTTTTCGGCGCTGAGTTCGCCAACGTGCAGCCCCATTCGGGCGCGCAGGCCAACGCCGCCGTCTATCAGGCGCTGATCAAGCCGGGCGATACCGTGCTCGGGCTCGCGCTCGACCATGGCGGGCACCTGACCCACGGCACCAAGATGAACTTCTCCGGCAAGTTCTACCACGCCGAATCCTATGGCGTGAACCCAGACACGTTCCTCATCGATCCCGAAATCATTCGCCAGCGCGCGCTCGAGGTTCATCCCCAGCTCATCATCGGCGGCTGGAGCGCCTACCCGCGCATCGAGGATTTCAAAGCGATGAAGGAGATCGCCGACGAGGTCGGCGCGAAGTTCTGGGTCGACATGGCCCACTTCGCCGGTATGGTGGCCGCAGGCCTGCATCCGAGCCCTGTCCCCTACGCCGATGTCGTTTCCTCGACCGCGCACAAAACGCTGGGCGGACCGCGTTCCGGCTTCATCCTGGCCAAGAAGGAGTACGGCAAGAAGATCAATTCCGCCGTCTTCCCCGGCCAGCAGGGCGGGCCGCTGATGCACATCATCGCCGCCAAGGCCGTGGCCTTCAAGGTCGCCGGCACCGAAGCCTTCAAGCACCGTATGGAGCGCACGCTGGAAGGCGCGAAGATTCTCGCCGACCGCCTCAACGCCGACGATGTCAAGGCCCAGGGCATCACCGTGCTGACCGGAGGCACCGACGTGCATCTGGTCATGGTCGACCTGCGTAACAGCGAAATGGACGGGCAGCAGGGCGAAAACCTGCTGGCTCAATGCGGCATCACCGTCAACCGCAACACCGTTCCGTTCGATCCGCGCCCGGCTTCCGTGGCTTCCGGTCTGCGTATCGGCACCTCGGCTCTGGCCACCCGTGGCTTCGCTGCCCCGCAGTATGAAGAAGTCGCTGACATCATCGGCACCGCTCTCGCCCAAGGCAAGGACGCGGATGTCGACGCGCTGCACGCCCGCGTCACCAAGCTGACCGAGGACTTCCCGCTGTATCCGGGCCTTTAA
- a CDS encoding DUF3052 domain-containing protein, with product MNETASKNAEEFGFHEGDIVQEWLWDDDVSESTREKIMDLTGQDLVDEDYDSAVDGVIIWWRDGDDEDALADTIMDAHGVIGEDGPLWILTPKPGRPGAPASNTVQSAAKTAGMNAATPLTVSEDWNGIRLRAFGKGR from the coding sequence GTGAATGAAACGGCATCAAAAAACGCTGAAGAGTTCGGTTTTCACGAGGGCGACATCGTGCAGGAATGGCTGTGGGATGACGACGTGAGTGAATCCACTCGAGAGAAAATCATGGATTTGACCGGTCAGGATCTGGTCGACGAGGATTATGATTCTGCTGTGGATGGCGTCATCATCTGGTGGCGCGACGGCGATGACGAAGACGCCTTGGCCGACACCATCATGGACGCACATGGAGTGATCGGCGAAGACGGTCCGCTGTGGATTCTTACCCCCAAGCCCGGTCGTCCGGGTGCTCCAGCCTCGAATACAGTGCAGTCCGCCGCCAAGACCGCCGGCATGAACGCCGCGACGCCGTTGACGGTTTCCGAGGATTGGAACGGCATCCGTCTCCGTGCCTTCGGCAAAGGCCGCTAA
- a CDS encoding S16 family serine protease, which produces MARSNQDQRHSGEQTPISPSSEGTADSLSYSRNDFNSIIGSSQTDNGAAGTVGALGAAENSNDADENSLLDSSAETEESAVFVPGHYGIWHRFICYCSRHSLRYFAGIICAVLCFLVLLLPSPYVIEMPGPTQDVLGKADGKEVIAITGAATHKSRGKLLLLTVNAQGIPGDPALGINTLIAWIDPQQQVMPSEAVFPVGQSTDEYKETATKQMTGSQDSATTAALAFAKKHNIAGAKTAKVQMHVDDIGGPSAGMMYALGVIDKLTPQDETGGKTIAGTGTIDNKGKVGKIGGIQLKMLGAKRDGATYFLAPASNCDEVVGHVPNGLRDVKVSTLDEAYRALVAIGQGKADSLPHCTAN; this is translated from the coding sequence ATGGCACGCAGTAATCAGGACCAACGGCATTCGGGCGAGCAAACGCCGATATCTCCGTCAAGCGAAGGGACGGCGGATTCGTTGTCTTACAGCAGGAATGATTTCAACAGCATCATCGGATCATCCCAAACGGATAACGGTGCCGCCGGAACTGTCGGAGCCCTCGGGGCTGCCGAAAACTCAAACGATGCCGATGAAAATTCCCTACTTGACAGCAGTGCCGAAACCGAAGAGAGTGCTGTTTTCGTTCCCGGCCATTATGGAATCTGGCATCGTTTCATCTGCTATTGCTCGCGCCATTCGTTGCGATATTTCGCGGGAATTATCTGTGCGGTGCTGTGTTTCCTGGTATTGCTGCTTCCCAGCCCTTACGTTATCGAAATGCCAGGCCCCACCCAGGATGTGCTTGGCAAAGCCGACGGCAAAGAGGTCATCGCCATCACCGGCGCAGCCACGCACAAAAGTCGGGGCAAGCTGTTGCTACTCACTGTTAACGCACAAGGCATTCCCGGTGATCCGGCGCTTGGCATCAATACACTGATTGCGTGGATCGACCCCCAGCAGCAGGTCATGCCCAGCGAGGCCGTGTTCCCGGTCGGCCAGAGTACGGATGAATACAAAGAGACCGCTACCAAGCAGATGACCGGATCCCAAGATTCCGCCACGACCGCGGCGCTCGCCTTTGCCAAAAAACACAATATAGCAGGAGCGAAAACCGCCAAGGTCCAGATGCACGTCGACGACATCGGCGGCCCGTCCGCAGGCATGATGTACGCGCTGGGTGTCATCGACAAATTGACCCCGCAGGATGAGACCGGCGGCAAGACAATAGCGGGCACCGGCACCATCGATAACAAAGGCAAAGTCGGCAAAATCGGCGGCATCCAGCTTAAGATGCTCGGGGCCAAGCGTGACGGCGCCACCTACTTCCTTGCGCCAGCCAGCAATTGCGACGAGGTCGTGGGCCACGTGCCGAACGGTCTGCGCGACGTCAAGGTCTCGACGCTCGACGAAGCCTACCGCGCTTTGGTCGCCATCGGGCAGGGCAAGGCCGATAGCCTGCCGCACTGCACCGCGAATTAG
- a CDS encoding zinc-dependent metalloprotease produces MDENAIHQWLIDCFGQMQGNMAFQQLSALPDAVKDQLLGQDPSKLPKPAEVKALMNAFTTSGLNTMGDMQQSADEGPVNVKLATSLALAIANDEGSEQTVTATEGEAVRQAMSEANLWLDTASAIDPAPGEPQVFTRADWVNATVDSWAKFASPVEQSMSDALSSVISERFGDEFGEGEIAGVFAGPIPVPIPDNMKDPANLIKILGNTAFSTQLGHAAGQLSHEVRGSFDQGIALQKNPAGALIAQNSIEYAKTLEIDQSEVLAFLALEEVAHARLFAHVPWLMPRFEALIGKYARGINIDLDAMEEQLRDATSMDPDSISGAVDLTKVGIADTPEQKEALESLETLLALVEGWVDAVTWKAGVAHLPHIDQLREMVRRERAVGGPAERTFESLLGMELRPKRMREAADIWEKIGTQEGDAARDEKWSHPDLLPKLPDIDGQKAEIADTETPESDNVTNPDANITTFAADGSATSSSKPGIDWDAELEKLLDAQGDDDENNQDAGEHGNDGNNDSSKSDDSKTPDNGNDASGQADGNQPNDDNKPQS; encoded by the coding sequence ATGGACGAAAACGCGATTCACCAATGGCTGATCGACTGCTTCGGTCAGATGCAGGGCAACATGGCCTTCCAACAGTTGAGCGCGCTGCCTGACGCGGTCAAAGACCAGCTCCTCGGCCAGGATCCTTCCAAGCTGCCCAAGCCGGCCGAAGTGAAGGCGCTGATGAACGCGTTCACCACCAGCGGACTCAACACGATGGGCGATATGCAGCAGAGCGCCGACGAAGGTCCGGTCAACGTGAAGCTGGCGACCTCCCTGGCCCTGGCCATCGCCAACGACGAAGGCAGCGAACAGACCGTCACCGCAACCGAAGGCGAAGCCGTACGGCAGGCGATGAGCGAGGCGAATCTTTGGCTTGACACGGCCAGTGCGATTGATCCTGCTCCTGGCGAGCCACAGGTCTTCACCCGCGCCGATTGGGTCAATGCGACGGTCGATTCCTGGGCGAAATTCGCCAGCCCGGTCGAGCAGTCCATGAGCGATGCGCTCTCCAGCGTCATTTCCGAACGTTTCGGCGACGAGTTCGGCGAAGGGGAAATCGCGGGAGTTTTCGCAGGCCCGATTCCTGTGCCGATTCCCGACAATATGAAGGACCCGGCCAATCTCATCAAGATTCTAGGCAACACGGCTTTCTCCACGCAGTTGGGGCATGCGGCCGGCCAGCTTTCGCACGAGGTGCGCGGCAGCTTCGACCAAGGCATCGCTTTGCAAAAGAATCCGGCGGGGGCTTTGATCGCGCAGAACTCGATCGAATATGCCAAGACGCTGGAAATCGACCAGTCCGAGGTGTTGGCGTTCCTGGCACTTGAGGAAGTGGCTCACGCCCGCCTCTTCGCGCACGTGCCGTGGCTCATGCCGCGTTTCGAGGCGCTGATCGGCAAGTATGCGCGCGGTATCAATATCGATTTGGACGCGATGGAAGAGCAGCTACGCGACGCGACTTCGATGGATCCGGATTCGATTTCCGGTGCCGTGGACCTGACGAAAGTCGGCATCGCGGATACCCCGGAGCAGAAAGAGGCGCTCGAAAGCCTCGAAACGTTGCTGGCGCTGGTCGAAGGCTGGGTCGATGCAGTGACGTGGAAAGCCGGCGTGGCCCATCTTCCGCATATCGATCAGCTGCGCGAGATGGTGCGCCGCGAGCGCGCTGTCGGAGGTCCCGCGGAACGCACGTTCGAAAGCCTGCTCGGCATGGAACTGCGCCCGAAGCGCATGCGTGAGGCGGCTGATATCTGGGAGAAAATCGGCACCCAAGAAGGCGACGCGGCTCGTGACGAGAAGTGGTCGCACCCCGACCTGCTGCCGAAACTGCCGGATATCGACGGCCAGAAGGCTGAAATCGCCGACACGGAAACCCCCGAATCCGACAATGTCACGAATCCGGACGCGAATATCACCACGTTCGCCGCCGACGGCAGTGCCACCTCTTCATCCAAGCCCGGCATCGACTGGGACGCCGAACTCGAGAAGCTGCTCGACGCCCAAGGCGACGACGATGAAAACAATCAGGATGCTGGCGAGCACGGTAATGACGGCAACAACGATTCGTCGAAATCCGATGATTCCAAGACACCCGATAACGGCAATGACGCATCCGGTCAAGCCGACGGCAACCAGCCCAACGATGACAACAAACCGCAAAGCTGA